A single window of Mycolicibacterium aurum DNA harbors:
- a CDS encoding helix-turn-helix transcriptional regulator — protein MPSATTPANEPQVAGFLAAAAGAPTGLIIEGEAGIGKTTLWLSQLEQARERNFRVLTARVGQAESVMAFAALADLLDGVEDAVFDRLPGLQRLALDRVLLRAGGDGPPTDQRVVGAAFVAVLHALADDGPVLIAVDDVQWLDASSRAAIEFAVRRLRGPFGVLVTERCAPGEGATVGWLTLDRPDGVDRIWVRPMSTAALHSMIAERLGRKLTRPSVLRIAETSGGNPFFALELAHAVGDGPTGAESALPATLADLVRRRIGLLDEQTRTLLLSVACVADPTVDLLARAHDKTPAEVAAWLDDAETAGVVTIEGNRVRFTHPLLASGVYTDAGPTARRAMHRRMGALETQPELRARHLALASASGDDEIFTALDQAADSARARGAPAAAAELVDLAIGLGGDDPMRRMKSAENHFLAGDTARAAAALGRIDAIEPPILRALAASLLATVRMYENEHSEAVELLRAALDDGAGNVPVLVQVLLRLSFALNNIGDLDDARRHVRDAVKLAEELGVPGITSAALAWSVNVDFQCGRGLDARSLERAMDLYDSALDLPIIFRAPFVHALAMSWTGRLEQAHRELTAVRAVCVERGAESDMMAIAGFLAINHLWRGQVSEAVAEAAEAVERAEQLGGADVLIIPLTVRGALAAYAGRVEDARADAHWVLGAIKNRQASHIADWPGMTLCFLEESLGNHREALEALDMSFLDTGRVPSTEVMYAWHLPDVIEAMVGVGRLGDAEFLTSALEQNGIEHDRHWMKAVGARCRAMLLAADGDINAAEETAHRAMAEHELLPMPFERARTQLLLGQLQRRLRQKNTAATNLTEALQTFERLGFPLWARRAKAELSRAVVAPSDGLSQLTPSEQRVAEMAASGATNKDIAAAMFISAKTVEHNLTKIYRKLGIGSRAELGRRMDRAGGTTG, from the coding sequence ATGCCCAGTGCCACCACGCCAGCCAATGAGCCCCAGGTTGCTGGTTTTCTGGCTGCAGCCGCAGGGGCACCCACCGGGCTGATCATCGAAGGCGAGGCCGGGATCGGCAAGACCACTCTGTGGCTGTCCCAACTCGAGCAGGCCCGCGAGCGCAATTTCCGGGTGCTCACGGCGCGGGTCGGGCAGGCCGAGTCGGTGATGGCGTTCGCCGCACTGGCCGATCTGCTGGACGGCGTCGAGGACGCCGTCTTCGACCGGCTGCCCGGGCTGCAGCGGCTGGCGCTGGACCGCGTGCTGCTGCGCGCGGGAGGCGACGGCCCACCGACCGACCAGCGCGTGGTGGGGGCGGCATTCGTCGCGGTTCTCCATGCGCTGGCCGACGACGGGCCGGTGCTCATCGCAGTCGACGACGTGCAGTGGCTCGACGCGTCCAGTCGCGCCGCGATCGAGTTCGCGGTGCGCCGGCTCCGCGGGCCGTTCGGCGTTCTGGTGACCGAGCGCTGCGCCCCGGGAGAAGGGGCGACGGTGGGCTGGCTGACCCTGGACCGTCCCGACGGTGTCGACCGAATCTGGGTCCGCCCGATGAGCACCGCTGCCCTGCATTCGATGATCGCGGAGAGGTTGGGACGCAAGCTGACCCGTCCGTCCGTGCTCCGCATCGCCGAAACCTCGGGCGGCAACCCGTTTTTCGCACTCGAGCTGGCGCACGCCGTGGGCGACGGCCCCACCGGAGCCGAGTCCGCGCTGCCCGCGACGCTGGCCGACCTGGTGCGACGGCGCATCGGGTTGCTCGATGAGCAGACACGCACCCTGCTGCTGAGCGTGGCGTGCGTGGCAGATCCGACCGTGGACCTGCTGGCCCGCGCCCACGACAAGACGCCCGCGGAGGTGGCGGCGTGGCTGGACGATGCCGAGACCGCGGGTGTGGTCACGATCGAGGGGAACCGGGTCCGATTCACCCACCCGCTGCTGGCCAGTGGCGTCTACACCGACGCCGGACCGACAGCGCGGCGTGCGATGCACCGCAGAATGGGGGCGCTGGAGACGCAGCCCGAACTCAGGGCCCGCCACCTGGCACTGGCGTCGGCCAGTGGGGACGACGAGATCTTCACCGCGCTCGATCAGGCCGCGGATTCCGCCCGCGCCCGCGGGGCTCCCGCCGCCGCGGCCGAGTTGGTAGACCTGGCGATCGGGCTCGGCGGGGACGACCCGATGCGACGGATGAAGTCCGCGGAGAACCACTTCCTGGCCGGCGATACCGCCAGGGCCGCAGCGGCGCTCGGCCGGATCGACGCGATCGAGCCACCGATCCTGCGCGCGCTGGCCGCCAGCCTGCTGGCCACGGTACGCATGTATGAGAACGAACACTCCGAGGCGGTCGAACTCCTGCGCGCCGCCCTCGACGACGGCGCAGGCAATGTCCCGGTCCTGGTCCAGGTGCTGCTGCGATTGTCGTTCGCGCTGAACAACATCGGCGACCTCGACGATGCGCGCAGGCACGTCCGTGACGCCGTCAAACTGGCCGAGGAGCTCGGGGTGCCGGGCATCACCAGCGCCGCGCTGGCGTGGTCGGTGAACGTGGATTTCCAGTGCGGCCGTGGGCTGGACGCACGGTCGCTGGAGCGCGCGATGGATCTCTACGACAGCGCACTCGATCTGCCGATCATCTTCCGCGCCCCCTTCGTCCACGCCCTCGCGATGTCGTGGACGGGCCGGCTCGAGCAGGCACACCGGGAACTGACCGCGGTGCGTGCCGTCTGCGTCGAGCGGGGCGCGGAGAGCGACATGATGGCGATCGCGGGATTCCTTGCGATAAACCATCTTTGGCGAGGGCAGGTCTCCGAGGCGGTCGCCGAGGCCGCCGAGGCCGTGGAGCGGGCCGAACAACTCGGCGGCGCCGACGTCCTCATCATCCCGTTGACGGTGCGGGGAGCGCTGGCCGCCTATGCGGGGCGGGTCGAGGACGCGCGTGCCGATGCACACTGGGTTCTCGGCGCGATCAAGAATCGTCAGGCCTCCCACATCGCCGACTGGCCGGGAATGACACTGTGTTTCCTCGAAGAGTCGCTGGGCAACCATCGCGAGGCGCTTGAGGCGCTGGACATGTCCTTCCTCGACACCGGGCGGGTGCCGTCCACCGAGGTGATGTACGCGTGGCACCTGCCCGACGTGATCGAGGCGATGGTCGGTGTGGGCAGGCTCGGTGACGCCGAATTCCTCACCAGCGCATTGGAACAGAATGGCATTGAACACGACCGCCACTGGATGAAGGCGGTCGGCGCGCGATGCCGGGCGATGCTGCTTGCCGCCGACGGCGACATCAATGCCGCCGAGGAGACGGCACATCGCGCAATGGCCGAGCACGAGCTCCTGCCCATGCCGTTCGAACGTGCCAGGACCCAGCTGCTGCTGGGTCAGCTGCAGCGCCGCCTGCGGCAGAAGAACACGGCTGCAACCAATCTGACCGAAGCGCTGCAGACATTCGAGCGGCTGGGCTTTCCACTGTGGGCACGCCGGGCCAAGGCCGAACTGTCCCGCGCCGTCGTCGCCCCCTCTGACGGCCTGAGTCAGTTGACACCGTCCGAACAGCGAGTGGCCGAGATGGCGGCATCCGGAGCGACCAACAAGGACATCGCCGCGGCGATGTTCATCAGCGCCAAGACCGTCGAACACAACCTGACGAAGATCTACCGCAAGCTCGGCATCGGCTCCCGCGCCGAGCTGGGCAGGCGGATGGATCGGGCCGGCGGCACAACGGGCTAG
- a CDS encoding NADPH:quinone oxidoreductase family protein, giving the protein MRAIQIAELDGPQAAKVVEIDEPTGEDGMVLVDVHAAGVAFPDALQSRGLYQYKPAMPYTPGAEIAGVVRSAPEGAHVRPGDRVVGLTMLCGAMAEVVALQPERVFALPDQLSFEAGAGILFNDLTVQFALRTRGRLTQGETVLVHGAAGGIGTSTLRLAPAFGASRTIAVVSTDEKADVARAAGASDVVLADGFKDAVKELTGGRGVDIVVDPVGGDRFTDSLRSLAPGGRLLVVGFTGGEIPTVKVNRLLLNNVDAVGVGWGAWTLTHPGFLQEQWAELQPLLASGAVPAPDPVVYPLERAAEAIGSLEDRSARGKVVVAVR; this is encoded by the coding sequence ATGCGCGCGATCCAGATAGCCGAACTCGACGGGCCGCAGGCCGCGAAGGTCGTGGAGATCGACGAACCCACCGGCGAGGACGGCATGGTCCTCGTCGACGTGCACGCTGCGGGCGTCGCGTTCCCCGACGCCCTGCAGTCCCGCGGGCTCTATCAGTACAAGCCGGCGATGCCTTACACGCCGGGCGCCGAGATCGCGGGAGTGGTGCGCAGCGCGCCCGAGGGCGCGCACGTGCGGCCGGGTGACCGGGTGGTCGGGTTGACGATGCTGTGCGGCGCGATGGCCGAAGTTGTTGCGCTACAGCCTGAGCGGGTCTTCGCCCTTCCTGACCAGTTGTCCTTCGAGGCCGGCGCCGGAATCCTGTTCAACGACCTGACGGTGCAGTTCGCGCTGCGCACCCGAGGGCGGCTGACTCAGGGCGAGACGGTGCTGGTGCACGGTGCCGCGGGCGGTATCGGGACGTCCACGCTGCGGCTCGCGCCGGCGTTCGGCGCGTCCCGCACGATCGCGGTGGTCAGCACCGACGAGAAGGCCGATGTGGCGCGCGCGGCAGGGGCCTCGGACGTCGTGCTCGCCGACGGATTCAAGGATGCGGTGAAGGAGCTGACGGGGGGCCGGGGCGTGGACATCGTGGTCGACCCCGTCGGCGGCGACCGCTTCACCGATTCCCTTCGCTCCCTGGCCCCCGGCGGCCGCCTTCTGGTGGTCGGATTCACCGGCGGCGAGATCCCGACGGTGAAGGTGAACCGACTGTTGCTCAACAACGTCGACGCGGTCGGTGTCGGTTGGGGCGCGTGGACGCTGACCCACCCTGGATTCCTGCAGGAGCAGTGGGCCGAGCTGCAGCCACTGCTGGCCTCGGGTGCCGTGCCCGCGCCCGATCCGGTGGTGTATCCGCTGGAGCGGGCCGCCGAGGCCATCGGCTCACTGGAGGACCGATCCGCCCGCGGCAAGGTTGTCGTTGCGGTGCGCTGA
- a CDS encoding alpha/beta fold hydrolase, which translates to MARGGSTRIRGQGFAPAQALPPGRVVDVRSKDGVRLHTEVFGPADGYPIVLAHGITCAIRVWAHQIADLSRDYRVIAYDHRGHGRSGVPPRRGGYSLDYLAADLDAVLDATLTPGERAVIAGHSMGGIAISSWSERLPHRVTERADAVALINTTTGDLLRNINLLPVPPTLAEARVRAAGTMLRTFGAAPLIRAADRPSRRFVSTIAVGRDADPAIVDFVFELFNGTPPAGRGGWARVLVDHLGPRHIALTNLTVPTLVIGSTKDRLLPMVSARRIASTAPNLARFVELSGGHCAILERPDDVNEQLRWLIDGVAHPRRVSS; encoded by the coding sequence ATGGCACGAGGTGGCAGCACCCGAATCCGCGGACAGGGATTCGCCCCGGCACAGGCCCTGCCTCCGGGCCGGGTGGTCGACGTCCGATCCAAGGACGGCGTGCGACTGCACACCGAGGTGTTCGGCCCCGCCGACGGTTACCCCATCGTGCTGGCGCACGGGATCACCTGTGCGATCCGCGTCTGGGCCCACCAGATCGCCGACCTGTCACGCGACTATCGGGTGATCGCCTACGACCATCGCGGCCACGGCCGCAGCGGAGTCCCGCCGCGCCGGGGCGGGTACAGCCTGGACTATCTGGCCGCCGACCTCGATGCCGTGCTCGATGCGACGCTGACGCCGGGGGAGAGGGCCGTGATCGCCGGGCACTCGATGGGCGGCATCGCGATCTCGTCGTGGTCCGAGCGGCTCCCGCACCGCGTGACCGAGCGTGCCGATGCCGTCGCGCTGATCAACACCACCACCGGCGATCTGCTGCGCAACATCAATCTGCTGCCGGTGCCGCCGACCCTGGCCGAGGCCCGGGTGCGCGCCGCGGGCACCATGCTGAGAACCTTCGGCGCGGCGCCACTGATCCGTGCCGCCGACCGGCCCAGCCGACGCTTCGTCTCGACGATCGCCGTGGGGCGCGACGCCGACCCCGCCATCGTCGACTTCGTGTTCGAGCTCTTCAACGGCACGCCGCCGGCCGGCCGGGGCGGATGGGCGCGGGTATTGGTCGACCATCTGGGCCCACGGCACATCGCGCTGACGAACCTCACGGTGCCCACGCTGGTGATCGGAAGCACCAAGGACCGGCTGCTGCCGATGGTCTCCGCACGCCGAATTGCCTCCACCGCACCAAATCTGGCCCGGTTCGTCGAGCTCTCCGGTGGGCACTGCGCGATCCTGGAACGGCCCGACGACGTCAACGAACAGCTGCGGTGGCTGATCGACGGCGTCGCTCACCCGCGCCGCGTCAGCTCCTGA
- a CDS encoding flavin monoamine oxidase family protein: MVDVVVVGAGFAGLSAARELTRLGHEVVVLEGRDRVGGRSYTGSVAGVPVDLGATFVGPTQDAVLALASELGCESVPTYGQGKNLIRWRGRVRAYRSTIPRLSILELLDVSRIQWRFDRISRKVPVDQPWTAPNAGELDAVSLDEWLRSVHAGASTRDLMAIMARVTWGAEPDAVSMLHAVRYVKSAGGLNRMLDVEGGAQQDRFLAGTQQIAVRMAAELGERVVLGAPVRAITRNADHTVSVSAGDNTLTAGAVVVAVAPEHRAAIRFEPPLPAEYGQLSQHWPQGHLSKAYAAYPTPFWRAEGYSGEALSDEGPVFITFDCSPGDGGPGVLLGFTDARTFDPLPADQRRDVALAGFTALFGDAAAEPVDYLDHCWGDESFAPGGPTAAVPPGSWTAHGRWLRAAVDGIFWAGTETSDRWTGFLDGAVRSGLRAAGEAHQELTRRG, translated from the coding sequence ATGGTCGATGTCGTTGTCGTAGGTGCGGGTTTTGCCGGGCTGTCGGCGGCGCGGGAGCTGACCCGGCTCGGGCACGAGGTGGTGGTCCTGGAAGGCCGAGACCGGGTGGGCGGCCGCTCCTACACCGGCTCCGTCGCAGGAGTCCCCGTCGACCTGGGCGCGACCTTCGTGGGGCCCACCCAGGACGCGGTCCTGGCGCTGGCGTCCGAGCTCGGCTGCGAATCCGTGCCGACCTACGGACAGGGCAAGAACCTCATCCGCTGGCGCGGCCGCGTGCGGGCGTATCGCAGCACCATCCCACGGCTGTCGATCCTCGAATTACTCGACGTCTCACGGATCCAGTGGCGGTTCGACCGCATCAGCAGGAAAGTCCCGGTGGACCAACCCTGGACCGCGCCGAACGCCGGGGAACTCGACGCCGTGTCACTCGACGAGTGGCTGCGGTCGGTGCACGCCGGCGCCTCCACCCGAGATCTGATGGCGATCATGGCGCGGGTGACGTGGGGCGCCGAACCGGACGCCGTGTCGATGTTGCACGCGGTGCGCTATGTCAAGTCCGCGGGCGGCCTGAACCGGATGCTCGACGTCGAGGGCGGCGCCCAGCAGGACCGGTTCTTGGCGGGCACGCAGCAGATCGCGGTACGGATGGCCGCCGAACTCGGTGAGCGCGTGGTGCTCGGCGCACCGGTGCGCGCCATCACCCGCAACGCCGACCACACCGTCAGCGTCAGCGCAGGCGACAACACCCTCACGGCGGGCGCTGTCGTCGTCGCCGTCGCGCCAGAACACCGTGCGGCCATCCGGTTCGAGCCGCCCCTGCCCGCCGAATACGGTCAGCTGAGCCAGCACTGGCCTCAGGGCCACCTCAGCAAGGCCTACGCCGCGTATCCCACGCCGTTCTGGCGGGCGGAGGGCTATTCGGGGGAGGCGCTCTCCGACGAGGGTCCGGTGTTCATCACCTTCGACTGCAGTCCGGGCGACGGCGGGCCGGGCGTCCTGCTGGGGTTCACCGACGCCCGCACGTTCGACCCGCTTCCTGCCGACCAGCGGCGCGACGTCGCGCTCGCCGGCTTCACCGCGCTGTTCGGCGACGCCGCGGCCGAACCGGTGGACTATCTGGACCACTGCTGGGGCGACGAGTCGTTCGCCCCCGGTGGACCGACCGCCGCGGTGCCACCCGGGTCGTGGACGGCACACGGCCGCTGGCTGCGCGCCGCGGTCGACGGAATCTTCTGGGCGGGGACGGAGACGTCCGACCGGTGGACCGGATTCCTCGACGGCGCGGTGCGCTCCGGTTTACGGGCGGCCGGCGAGGCGCATCAGGAGCTGACGCGGCGCGGGTGA
- a CDS encoding flavin-containing monooxygenase: MQDHLDGDFSDVLIIGAGISGIGAAYRIHERNPQLTYTILERRSRIGGTWDLFRYPGIRSDSDIFTLSFPWEPWTRPENVADGEYIREYLTNTAHKHGIDQHMRFDTHVKSVEWDSTTDTWTVHAEHEGQARVYRARFLFCGTGYYSYDEPYTPEFPGIERFGGPVVHPQFWPEDLDYTGKRVVVIGSGATAISLIPALAEKAEHVTMLQRSPTYMMSMARVDPMVDFIRKVLPPKLSHSVVRFRNAAFHILTYFMFRKAPKFGRKLVRSRAKAALPEGYAVDVHFKPKYNPWDQRMCLILDEDLFTDISEGRADVVTDTIDHVDETGIVLTSGARVDADVIVTATGLQLQALGGIRVVIDGEEIKPTDRFVYKEYLLEDVPNMAWCIGYTNASWTLRADMTAKAVAKLLAYMDSRGYTHAYPHLGEAPIAEKPTFDLQAGYIRRAPHALPKSGTRRPWNVRHNYVLDVIDHRFDRIEESMVFGRAAVREPA, translated from the coding sequence GTGCAGGACCACCTCGACGGGGATTTCTCCGACGTTCTGATCATCGGCGCGGGCATTTCGGGAATCGGGGCCGCCTACCGGATCCACGAACGTAATCCCCAGCTCACGTACACGATCCTGGAGCGGCGATCGCGGATCGGCGGTACCTGGGACCTGTTCCGCTACCCGGGCATCCGGTCGGACAGCGACATCTTCACGCTGTCGTTCCCCTGGGAGCCGTGGACTCGACCCGAGAACGTCGCCGACGGTGAGTACATCCGCGAGTACCTGACCAACACCGCGCACAAGCACGGCATCGACCAGCACATGCGGTTCGACACCCACGTGAAGTCGGTGGAGTGGGATTCGACGACGGACACGTGGACGGTGCACGCCGAGCACGAGGGCCAGGCGCGGGTGTACCGGGCGCGCTTCCTGTTCTGCGGAACCGGCTACTACAGCTACGACGAGCCGTACACGCCCGAGTTCCCTGGCATCGAGCGGTTCGGGGGTCCGGTGGTGCACCCTCAGTTCTGGCCAGAGGATCTCGACTACACGGGCAAGCGCGTCGTCGTCATCGGCAGTGGTGCGACTGCGATAAGCCTGATCCCCGCGCTGGCCGAGAAAGCTGAGCACGTGACGATGCTGCAGCGGTCGCCGACGTACATGATGTCGATGGCGCGCGTGGATCCGATGGTGGACTTCATCCGTAAGGTGTTGCCGCCCAAACTGTCCCACTCTGTAGTGCGGTTCCGTAACGCGGCGTTCCACATCTTGACCTACTTCATGTTCCGCAAGGCGCCCAAGTTCGGGCGCAAGCTGGTCCGCAGCCGGGCCAAGGCGGCCCTGCCGGAGGGCTATGCCGTCGACGTGCACTTCAAGCCGAAGTACAACCCGTGGGACCAGCGGATGTGCCTCATTCTGGATGAGGACCTGTTCACCGACATCAGCGAAGGCCGCGCCGACGTCGTGACCGACACCATCGACCACGTGGACGAGACGGGCATCGTGCTGACCTCGGGTGCCCGGGTGGACGCCGATGTGATCGTCACCGCGACCGGTTTGCAGCTGCAGGCGCTCGGCGGCATCCGCGTCGTCATCGACGGCGAAGAGATCAAGCCGACCGACAGGTTCGTCTACAAGGAGTATCTGCTCGAGGACGTCCCGAACATGGCCTGGTGTATCGGATACACGAACGCGTCATGGACGTTGCGCGCGGACATGACGGCGAAAGCAGTCGCGAAACTGTTGGCGTACATGGACTCTCGTGGCTACACGCACGCCTACCCGCATCTGGGGGAGGCGCCGATCGCCGAGAAGCCCACCTTCGACCTGCAGGCCGGCTACATCAGGCGGGCGCCGCACGCGCTGCCGAAGTCGGGAACGCGGCGGCCGTGGAACGTGCGGCACAACTACGTGCTCGACGTGATCGACCACCGATTCGACCGGATCGAGGAGTCGATGGTGTTCGGGCGCGCCGCGGTGCGCGAGCCGGCCTGA
- a CDS encoding phosphotransferase family protein — MPSEPAVDNVDRLQRSSRDMSNVPSVLSQWLSTLLPDTTPDITVESGVDSNGMSSETILLHGRWLQGGSPVEQKWVARVAPAEADIPVFEHYRLDHQHEVIRLVGELTDVAVPPVRWLESTGEVLGRPFFLMDRVDGVVPPDVMPYTFGDNWLFDASPEEQRRLQDRTVEVLAKLHSIPNAAQVFGFLQDVDPPGETALHRHFGWLKSWYEFSVPDIGRSPLVERALAWLEDRFPDDVAAAKPVLVWGDARIGNVIYQDFTPVAVLDWEMATVGPREFDLAWISFAHMVFQELTKLAGMPGMPDFLTESDVRATYRELTGVEIGNLDWFYVYSAVVWCCVFMRTGARRVHFGEVEKPADVETLFYHASLLKRLIGEAD; from the coding sequence GTGCCCAGCGAACCAGCCGTCGACAACGTGGACCGGCTCCAACGCTCCAGCCGGGACATGTCGAATGTTCCCTCTGTTCTGTCGCAGTGGCTGTCCACGCTGCTACCGGACACCACGCCCGACATCACGGTGGAAAGCGGTGTCGACAGCAACGGCATGTCCTCCGAAACGATTCTGTTGCACGGCCGCTGGCTTCAGGGCGGGAGCCCGGTCGAGCAGAAGTGGGTGGCCAGGGTCGCCCCCGCCGAGGCAGACATCCCCGTTTTCGAACATTACCGCCTCGACCACCAGCACGAGGTGATCCGGCTGGTCGGTGAACTCACCGATGTCGCGGTACCGCCGGTCCGCTGGCTCGAAAGTACCGGCGAGGTGCTGGGCCGGCCGTTCTTCCTGATGGACCGCGTCGACGGCGTCGTCCCACCCGACGTGATGCCCTACACCTTCGGCGACAACTGGCTTTTCGACGCCAGCCCCGAGGAGCAGCGCCGCCTCCAGGATCGCACCGTGGAGGTACTGGCGAAGCTGCACTCGATTCCCAACGCGGCGCAGGTCTTCGGGTTTCTTCAGGACGTCGACCCGCCCGGCGAGACCGCGTTGCACCGTCACTTCGGCTGGCTGAAGAGCTGGTATGAGTTCAGCGTGCCCGACATCGGCCGCTCACCCCTGGTCGAACGAGCCCTGGCCTGGCTCGAAGACCGCTTCCCCGATGACGTCGCGGCCGCAAAACCCGTTCTGGTCTGGGGCGATGCGCGCATCGGCAACGTGATCTATCAGGACTTCACCCCGGTCGCCGTACTGGACTGGGAGATGGCCACGGTCGGGCCGCGCGAATTCGATCTGGCCTGGATCAGCTTCGCGCACATGGTGTTCCAGGAGCTCACCAAGCTGGCCGGTATGCCCGGGATGCCGGACTTCCTCACCGAATCCGACGTCCGGGCCACCTACCGTGAGCTCACCGGCGTCGAGATCGGCAACCTGGACTGGTTCTACGTGTACTCCGCAGTGGTCTGGTGCTGTGTATTCATGCGCACCGGAGCGCGTCGCGTCCATTTCGGCGAGGTCGAGAAGCCCGCCGATGTCGAGACGCTGTTCTACCACGCGTCACTGCTCAAACGACTGATCGGAGAGGCGGACTGA
- a CDS encoding TetR/AcrR family transcriptional regulator: protein MKTDPSPGDKTPGAGRPRDPRIDAAILRATADLLVEIGYSNVTMAAVAERAGTTKTALYRRWSSKAELVHEAAFPITPTAMQAPPGDVAADLRAMIEAARDVFTSPVVRAALPGLIADMSANAELTGRIGARFTDLFVAVRVRLQDAVERGEVRADVDPDRLVDLVGGATLLALLQTPDELAGASWVDKTTDILLHGVVV from the coding sequence ATGAAAACAGACCCGTCGCCGGGTGACAAGACCCCGGGTGCCGGACGCCCACGTGATCCGCGCATTGACGCTGCCATACTGCGTGCCACCGCGGATCTACTTGTCGAAATCGGCTATTCGAACGTCACGATGGCGGCGGTCGCCGAGCGGGCGGGCACCACCAAGACCGCTCTGTACCGGCGGTGGTCGAGCAAGGCCGAACTCGTCCACGAGGCCGCCTTCCCGATCACGCCGACGGCGATGCAGGCGCCGCCGGGCGACGTCGCCGCCGATCTGCGGGCCATGATCGAGGCGGCTCGCGACGTGTTCACCAGCCCGGTGGTGCGTGCTGCGCTGCCGGGTCTGATCGCGGACATGTCGGCCAACGCAGAGCTCACCGGACGCATCGGGGCGCGCTTCACCGACCTGTTCGTCGCCGTCCGGGTGCGTCTACAGGACGCGGTCGAGCGTGGGGAGGTACGCGCCGACGTCGATCCCGACCGGCTCGTCGACCTGGTCGGTGGTGCCACCCTGCTGGCCCTGCTCCAGACACCCGACGAGCTTGCCGGCGCGTCCTGGGTCGACAAGACCACAGACATCCTGCTGCACGGCGTGGTCGTGTAG
- a CDS encoding enoyl-CoA hydratase: MTTDELVLTADRDGVRVITLNRPSARNALSRDLIRATYAALTAADADPSVRSIILTGTDPAFCAGVDLKEAARDGLSYFEEFRSQSCIAAVAALRTPVIGAINGATFTGGLEMALGCDFLIASERAVFADTHARVGILPGGGMTARLPQLVGAAMARRLSMTGEVVDAARAERIGLVTEVVPHERLLERASELAAQIAEVPGPTMLSLKEIYATGAAAVTDPALAAEQKIAVVQHRDSQGFDGLGDRFDAVARRNREQIPPT; this comes from the coding sequence ATGACCACCGACGAGCTCGTCCTGACCGCCGACCGCGACGGTGTCCGGGTGATCACGCTGAACCGTCCGTCCGCGCGGAACGCGCTCAGTCGCGACCTGATCCGTGCGACGTACGCGGCACTGACCGCCGCTGACGCCGACCCCTCGGTGCGGTCGATCATCCTCACCGGCACCGATCCCGCGTTCTGCGCGGGTGTCGACCTCAAAGAGGCTGCCCGCGATGGGCTCTCGTATTTCGAGGAGTTCCGGTCGCAGAGTTGCATCGCGGCCGTGGCCGCGCTGCGCACGCCCGTGATCGGGGCGATCAACGGGGCCACTTTCACCGGCGGCCTGGAGATGGCTCTGGGCTGCGATTTCTTGATCGCCTCGGAGCGCGCGGTGTTCGCCGACACGCACGCCCGGGTGGGCATCCTGCCGGGCGGCGGGATGACCGCGCGGTTACCCCAGCTTGTCGGCGCTGCCATGGCGCGGCGCCTGTCCATGACCGGTGAGGTGGTCGACGCGGCCCGTGCCGAGCGGATCGGACTGGTGACCGAGGTGGTGCCCCATGAACGGCTACTCGAGCGGGCCTCGGAGCTCGCGGCGCAGATCGCCGAGGTGCCGGGACCGACGATGCTCAGCCTCAAAGAGATCTACGCGACGGGCGCCGCGGCAGTGACGGACCCGGCGCTGGCTGCCGAGCAGAAGATCGCGGTGGTGCAGCACCGTGACTCGCAGGGCTTCGACGGTCTCGGCGACCGGTTCGACGCCGTCGCCCGGCGCAACAGGGAACAGATCCCACCGACCTGA